A single Ferrimicrobium sp. DNA region contains:
- a CDS encoding SAF domain-containing protein, translating to MRSISTPTRSDDPKWSLKRKRLRSTRRIEPARLRFVGLVTMLAIAVATLGASLVHEEQQPRTAWVPVAKIAVPAGAALLPQDLELRKTVVPSWLTDAVPHDPTTLIGEVTTTNITPDEIVETSMVVRSRPSRPLPLITVSVPTSSVGTSLIQPGDRVDVIATYTAASGIASSQVLAVDLEIHALSTNNGTYLITVGVAHIETALAIYQAEQTGKIAIIGATGVVGHTTLQSYPPIGGPHVP from the coding sequence ATGCGATCGATCAGTACACCTACACGCAGTGATGACCCCAAGTGGTCCCTTAAGCGCAAACGCCTACGAAGCACCCGACGCATCGAACCAGCAAGGCTGCGTTTCGTTGGGCTTGTCACCATGTTGGCGATCGCTGTCGCTACGCTCGGTGCCTCATTGGTGCACGAGGAACAACAGCCCCGTACTGCCTGGGTTCCCGTCGCAAAGATCGCCGTCCCCGCAGGAGCAGCCCTCCTTCCACAAGATCTCGAACTTCGTAAGACGGTGGTACCGAGTTGGCTTACCGATGCCGTTCCCCATGATCCAACTACCTTGATCGGAGAGGTGACAACCACCAATATCACCCCCGATGAGATCGTCGAAACCTCGATGGTCGTCCGGTCTCGTCCATCTCGCCCGTTACCGCTCATCACGGTCTCGGTACCGACTTCGTCCGTTGGCACAAGTCTGATCCAACCCGGTGATCGTGTCGATGTCATCGCCACCTACACGGCGGCGAGCGGAATTGCCTCATCCCAAGTGCTCGCCGTAGATCTGGAGATCCATGCGCTGAGTACCAACAACGGTACCTACCTCATCACCGTTGGCGTCGCACACATCGAGACCGCTCTCGCGATCTACCAGGCGGAACAAACCGGCAAGATCGCAATCATTGGCGCTACCGGGGTTGTGGGACACACAACGCTGCAGAGCTATCCGCCGATCGGTGGCCCCCATGTCCCATAG
- a CDS encoding helix-turn-helix domain-containing protein, whose product MVDSKWLSSKEAAERLGVSLRTLYRLIDEGQLTGYQIGRNIRLRHGDLDDYVERSRIAPGDLRHLYQFDEVDASLRSEGS is encoded by the coding sequence GTGGTAGACAGCAAGTGGTTGAGTTCCAAGGAGGCGGCGGAGCGACTGGGTGTGTCGCTGCGTACGCTCTATCGGTTGATCGACGAGGGTCAGCTGACGGGCTATCAGATTGGGCGTAATATACGCTTGCGTCATGGTGATCTTGATGACTATGTTGAACGCAGCCGTATTGCGCCGGGGGATCTTCGTCATCTTTACCAATTTGACGAGGTCGATGCCAGCCTACGGAGTGAGGGTTCCTAA
- a CDS encoding PhoH family protein, whose product MSSANMSVASMTGRLRVTSPPALLNVLGRNDEHLRILERAFTRSRILIRGDEIMVEGPDATVVIRLFSELLAIADRGDAIEPQTLQRAIDMVEAEASPKDVTDVELARSRSGKPVRPKTIGQRRYVEAIGANTITFGIGPAGTGKSYLAVALAVAALQEKRINRIILTRPAVEAGERLGFLPGDLNAKVDPYLRPLYDALYDLMDPETVTRLFERQVIEVAPLAFMRGRTLNASFIILDEAQNTTPGQMKMFLTRIGFGSKAVVTGDVTQVDLTSGRSGLFDVERTLSGIEGVAFVRLDSRDVVRNPIVTAIVDAYDRSEAEANRS is encoded by the coding sequence ATGTCGAGTGCCAATATGAGTGTGGCATCGATGACGGGCCGTTTGCGGGTCACGAGCCCACCGGCCCTTTTGAACGTCCTTGGGCGTAATGACGAGCATTTACGGATTCTTGAGCGCGCATTTACCCGCTCGCGCATCCTTATCCGTGGAGATGAAATCATGGTGGAGGGGCCGGACGCGACGGTGGTCATCCGACTCTTTTCGGAGCTTTTGGCTATTGCTGACCGCGGTGATGCGATCGAACCCCAGACACTCCAACGGGCTATCGATATGGTCGAGGCCGAGGCGAGCCCAAAGGATGTCACTGATGTCGAGCTTGCGCGTTCGCGCTCTGGTAAGCCAGTGCGCCCCAAGACGATCGGGCAACGCAGGTACGTGGAGGCTATCGGAGCCAATACGATCACCTTTGGGATCGGGCCTGCTGGTACTGGGAAGTCCTACCTCGCGGTAGCACTCGCGGTCGCGGCGTTACAGGAGAAGCGTATCAATCGCATCATTTTGACCCGCCCTGCGGTTGAGGCGGGGGAGCGGTTAGGATTCCTGCCCGGTGATCTCAATGCGAAGGTCGATCCGTATCTGCGTCCGCTGTACGATGCCCTCTATGACTTGATGGATCCCGAGACGGTCACCCGACTGTTCGAGCGACAGGTGATTGAGGTCGCCCCCCTTGCTTTCATGCGCGGTAGGACGCTTAACGCGAGCTTTATCATCCTCGACGAGGCTCAGAACACGACACCTGGCCAGATGAAGATGTTTCTCACTCGTATCGGATTTGGTTCCAAGGCGGTCGTGACCGGTGACGTGACCCAAGTCGACTTGACGAGTGGCCGTTCCGGACTGTTCGACGTGGAGCGGACACTCTCTGGTATCGAGGGTGTGGCCTTTGTTCGTCTGGACTCGAGGGATGTGGTTCGCAACCCGATTGTTACGGCGATCGTTGACGCCTATGATCGAAGTGAGGCGGAGGCAAATCGATCGTGA
- the ybeY gene encoding rRNA maturation RNase YbeY, which yields MSSELEIFVANEQDDVPIAEDLFYTLAKEIATHEYKVRPAELSVLFVDRDVIASMNLEFRAMNGPTDVLSFVIEEDEPPFGGSPDSRRPSPTSPQPERPALLGDIVICPLIAAENAPQHQGERGHDGTLEDELALLLVHGVLHLRGMDHEIDAEAELMEAREDALLEQFYRPLKVARLGRGRE from the coding sequence GTGAGTAGTGAGTTAGAGATCTTTGTCGCTAATGAACAGGACGACGTCCCGATAGCCGAGGACTTGTTCTATACGTTGGCCAAGGAGATCGCCACCCATGAATATAAGGTCCGGCCGGCCGAGCTCTCGGTTCTCTTCGTGGACCGTGATGTGATCGCATCGATGAACCTTGAGTTTCGCGCGATGAACGGGCCAACTGACGTCCTTTCCTTTGTGATTGAGGAGGATGAACCGCCCTTTGGAGGATCTCCTGACTCACGGAGGCCAAGTCCGACCTCGCCGCAGCCGGAGCGCCCGGCCCTGTTGGGCGACATTGTGATCTGCCCCTTGATCGCTGCGGAGAACGCACCCCAGCACCAGGGTGAACGGGGCCATGACGGTACACTTGAGGATGAGTTGGCGTTGCTGCTTGTCCATGGTGTGTTGCATCTTCGAGGCATGGATCACGAGATTGATGCCGAAGCGGAGCTGATGGAGGCACGAGAGGATGCGTTGTTGGAACAGTTCTACCGCCCTTTGAAAGTTGCGCGTCTCGGTCGGGGGCGTGAGTAG
- a CDS encoding hemolysin family protein: MNTEDTWSLVVVIFLVLLSAIMSLAETSLTRTSKIRALGLVEQERRGAKRLAAMVEDPGSYLSTVLFVTLVAQLVAATLVGIIADHLFGPLGVVVATIVEVLVIFVLGEAVPKNIAVVRPDESALFAAPLVSVLVKFWPIKVIASGVARLSRLLTPGRGSITSFVSEQELLAMADAAEEGDVIEDEERALIHSVINFGDTITREVMVPRPDIVAVEATATIDEAIAVIVKVGRSRLPVYDGSIDNVVGILLAKDLLAIERKDAGHEAVRRHMRPAHFVPESKPVADLLREMKLEKFHISVVVDEYGSTAGLVTLEDLIEELIGDISDEFDTEDEAVVAGADGGIQVKGTHAIDDIEELLHVTLPEGGWDTVGGFIVGQLGHLPAAGEEVEVAGYRFRVLHVTGHRVATVTIAPLADPDRTGEAN, translated from the coding sequence ATGAACACTGAAGACACCTGGTCGCTGGTTGTCGTTATTTTTCTGGTATTGCTATCTGCGATCATGTCTCTAGCAGAGACTTCTTTGACGCGAACCTCGAAGATTCGTGCCCTTGGGCTGGTGGAACAGGAACGCCGGGGAGCCAAGCGACTTGCCGCAATGGTGGAGGACCCAGGTTCCTACCTCAGCACTGTACTATTCGTGACCCTCGTTGCTCAGCTCGTCGCCGCCACGCTGGTCGGTATCATCGCTGACCATCTCTTTGGACCTCTTGGAGTGGTCGTTGCCACCATTGTTGAGGTACTGGTAATTTTTGTTCTTGGGGAGGCGGTGCCAAAGAACATCGCAGTGGTCCGCCCGGACGAGAGTGCGCTTTTTGCGGCACCGTTGGTCTCGGTGTTGGTCAAGTTCTGGCCCATTAAGGTGATCGCCTCCGGGGTGGCACGACTTTCGCGGCTCCTGACGCCTGGTAGAGGTTCCATCACGTCCTTCGTCTCCGAACAGGAGCTGCTCGCGATGGCTGATGCTGCAGAGGAGGGTGACGTCATCGAGGATGAGGAGCGCGCACTCATCCACTCAGTGATCAATTTCGGCGATACGATCACTCGGGAAGTGATGGTGCCTCGACCCGATATCGTCGCCGTAGAGGCGACAGCGACGATCGATGAAGCGATCGCTGTGATCGTCAAGGTTGGGCGCTCACGATTGCCGGTCTATGACGGATCGATCGATAACGTGGTCGGGATTCTGCTCGCGAAGGATCTGCTCGCGATCGAGCGTAAGGACGCTGGCCATGAGGCGGTGCGCAGACACATGCGTCCGGCGCACTTTGTTCCGGAGAGTAAGCCGGTTGCCGATCTTCTCCGGGAGATGAAGCTGGAGAAGTTCCACATCAGCGTGGTGGTCGACGAGTACGGCTCAACGGCGGGTCTCGTTACGCTAGAGGACCTGATCGAGGAGTTGATCGGCGACATCTCGGATGAGTTTGATACCGAGGATGAGGCGGTGGTAGCGGGCGCTGATGGAGGAATTCAGGTCAAGGGCACCCATGCCATCGACGACATCGAGGAGCTCTTGCATGTGACCTTGCCTGAAGGGGGATGGGATACCGTTGGTGGATTTATCGTGGGTCAACTGGGACATTTGCCAGCGGCTGGCGAGGAGGTCGAGGTGGCGGGGTATCGATTTCGAGTCCTTCATGTGACGGGCCATCGCGTCGCCACCGTTACAATTGCGCCCCTGGCCGATCCTGACAGGACCGGAGAGGCTAACTGA
- the era gene encoding GTPase Era: MQSGFVAIVGRTNVGKSSLINSIAAAQLSTVSWHKNTTRRAVRVIVREPEIEMVLVDTPGLDVGHDQLAARLFAVTEGEMDGADLTLMVLDATKPLSDRERAILDRLHPEDLVVINKIDLVAPGVLLPKLDELSRWDLSEYLLASAKRGDGVVALRQALSQRLPEGEAMYDAETKVDLPLRIWLGEVVRDELLNGLRDEVPHSVECRVVDWDDDEDEVPVTIYVERDSQKGILIGEGGARLRSVRRRVNRRLRGRYRVRLEVKVAKEWSRDASRLDEFEF; encoded by the coding sequence ATGCAGTCAGGATTTGTTGCAATCGTTGGCCGTACAAATGTTGGCAAGTCTTCACTCATCAACTCCATTGCAGCTGCCCAGCTTTCGACGGTGTCATGGCACAAAAACACGACACGTCGAGCGGTGCGGGTAATCGTTCGTGAACCCGAAATCGAGATGGTCTTGGTCGATACTCCGGGGCTCGACGTTGGCCATGACCAACTGGCTGCCCGTCTCTTTGCCGTCACCGAGGGTGAGATGGACGGTGCCGATCTCACGCTGATGGTGCTCGATGCAACGAAGCCGTTGAGCGACCGCGAGCGCGCGATACTTGATCGGCTTCACCCCGAGGATTTGGTGGTCATTAACAAGATTGACCTCGTAGCTCCGGGTGTGCTTTTGCCCAAGCTAGATGAGCTATCGCGATGGGATCTTAGCGAATATCTGTTAGCGTCGGCAAAGCGTGGCGACGGCGTTGTCGCGTTGCGCCAAGCGCTCTCGCAACGCCTCCCCGAGGGAGAGGCGATGTACGACGCAGAGACCAAGGTCGATCTGCCGCTGCGCATCTGGCTTGGCGAGGTCGTCCGTGATGAACTCTTGAATGGCCTGCGAGATGAGGTCCCCCACTCTGTCGAGTGCCGGGTGGTGGATTGGGATGATGATGAAGATGAGGTACCGGTCACGATCTACGTCGAGCGGGACTCTCAAAAGGGGATACTCATCGGTGAGGGAGGAGCTCGGCTCCGCTCGGTGCGACGCCGTGTCAATCGACGGCTTCGAGGGAGATATCGGGTCCGACTTGAGGTCAAGGTCGCCAAGGAGTGGAGCCGAGATGCCAGTCGCCTTGACGAATTCGAGTTTTGA
- a CDS encoding FABP family protein, with the protein MRSTFRRAMEFRSAMIGRWSGEGAGWYPTIADFDFHETVEVADLGRPFLTYRQMTKASDGSPLHTEVGYLRFVGERQAELVVAQPTGISEVLTGWIEDRAAGYRLALDSTQVGHTPTSKPVAATRRIFLLEGDVLDVEFWMEAVGQPMQQHLRSRLRRDP; encoded by the coding sequence ATGAGGAGTACGTTTCGGAGGGCCATGGAGTTTCGCAGTGCAATGATAGGTCGTTGGAGCGGCGAGGGAGCGGGTTGGTACCCGACCATCGCTGATTTTGACTTCCATGAGACGGTCGAGGTGGCTGATCTTGGCCGACCTTTTTTGACCTATCGACAGATGACTAAGGCCAGTGATGGCTCACCATTACATACAGAAGTCGGTTACCTACGGTTCGTGGGAGAACGCCAAGCAGAGCTTGTGGTTGCACAACCGACCGGCATCAGTGAGGTGCTAACCGGGTGGATCGAGGACCGCGCTGCTGGCTATCGCCTCGCGTTGGACTCGACTCAGGTAGGACATACCCCGACCTCGAAACCAGTTGCGGCCACGAGACGGATCTTTCTTCTTGAGGGGGATGTGCTGGACGTGGAGTTTTGGATGGAGGCGGTCGGCCAACCGATGCAGCAGCATCTACGATCACGGCTCCGGCGAGACCCATGA
- the uppS gene encoding polyprenyl diphosphate synthase — MIEGIDPTKIPVHVGCVMDGNGRWAEQFGLPRTEGHAAGEEALLDTVYGALDLGISWLTVYAFSTENWRRPSDEVRFLMNFNRGLLRRRRDELNDLGVRVRFIGRRNWRVPRSVLREMDRAEELTQANSTLTLTMAFNYGGRAEIVDAVQSIVAAGYRPSQVNDALIASYLYQPEMPDPDLVVRTSGEYRISNFLLWQLAYSELVFVDEYWPDFRREHLFEAVRLYQGRSRRYGGVKEPRRR; from the coding sequence ATGATCGAGGGCATCGATCCGACCAAGATTCCTGTCCATGTAGGGTGCGTGATGGACGGGAACGGCCGTTGGGCTGAGCAGTTTGGTCTCCCACGTACTGAGGGGCACGCGGCGGGGGAAGAGGCTCTGCTTGATACGGTGTATGGCGCGCTTGATCTAGGGATCTCTTGGCTCACCGTCTATGCGTTTTCAACGGAGAACTGGCGACGACCTAGTGATGAAGTACGTTTCTTAATGAATTTTAACCGAGGCCTCCTTCGTCGACGGCGGGACGAGTTGAACGACCTCGGTGTGCGGGTTCGCTTCATTGGAAGACGAAACTGGAGGGTGCCACGCTCGGTTCTGCGCGAAATGGATCGGGCGGAGGAGCTCACCCAAGCGAACTCGACGCTCACCCTGACGATGGCCTTTAACTATGGTGGGCGAGCGGAGATCGTCGATGCGGTACAGTCGATTGTGGCTGCGGGTTATCGTCCCAGCCAGGTTAACGATGCTCTCATCGCCAGCTATCTGTACCAGCCGGAGATGCCGGATCCGGACCTTGTGGTCCGTACCTCGGGCGAGTATCGTATCTCGAACTTTTTGCTCTGGCAGTTGGCCTATTCAGAGCTTGTCTTTGTAGACGAGTATTGGCCTGACTTTCGTCGAGAACACCTGTTTGAGGCGGTGCGTCTCTACCAAGGGCGTTCACGCCGTTACGGGGGAGTGAAGGAGCCACGTCGTCGATGA
- the recO gene encoding DNA repair protein RecO: MKSYTDRAVVIRTWPLGESDRIVTLFTREHGKVRAVAKGVRSAKSRISGLIQPTSELDLLLYRGRELDVIQQASLVQAHLARVGVEPSQFGSALEWLEAIDSLTLDRHPDPVIYELMNRGLRLMGDEPGPFLLGALLVRLLDIEGYAPNLTVCGLCGAPGSFAAFDFASSAPRCSGCGGEPVGSEILAKAASILAHRVSEVLTDKDARGGREFEAFAIRLVKEVVGRGLRSTGVVASLLEPQATQNQPS; this comes from the coding sequence ATGAAGTCCTACACAGATCGAGCCGTGGTGATCCGCACCTGGCCACTCGGAGAGTCAGATCGAATTGTGACTCTCTTTACCCGCGAACACGGTAAGGTTCGGGCGGTCGCTAAGGGGGTGCGGAGTGCTAAGAGTCGTATCTCAGGTTTAATCCAGCCGACCAGCGAGCTCGATCTGCTGCTCTATCGCGGACGGGAGTTGGACGTCATCCAACAGGCGTCACTCGTGCAGGCGCATCTCGCTCGCGTCGGGGTTGAGCCGAGCCAATTTGGCTCGGCATTGGAGTGGCTTGAGGCGATCGACAGTCTCACCCTTGATCGGCATCCCGATCCGGTTATCTACGAGCTGATGAACCGTGGCCTACGCCTCATGGGGGATGAACCTGGCCCATTCTTGTTGGGTGCGCTGCTGGTACGACTACTCGATATCGAGGGTTATGCCCCGAACCTCACCGTGTGCGGACTCTGTGGTGCCCCTGGTTCTTTCGCAGCTTTTGACTTCGCTAGTTCTGCTCCTAGATGTTCTGGCTGTGGTGGGGAACCTGTTGGATCCGAGATCTTGGCGAAGGCGGCATCGATTCTCGCCCATCGTGTCAGTGAGGTACTCACCGACAAGGACGCTCGAGGTGGGCGGGAGTTTGAAGCGTTTGCTATTCGATTGGTCAAGGAGGTGGTAGGTAGAGGTCTGCGTTCCACCGGTGTGGTAGCCTCCCTGCTCGAGCCCCAGGCCACCCAAAATCAGCCTTCCTAA